In the Candidatus Nitrosotalea sinensis genome, one interval contains:
- the pstB gene encoding phosphate ABC transporter ATP-binding protein PstB encodes MMETITKVPIRENTGDVKYKLVAENIVASYDGITAVKNVSMKFRDKAVTALIGPSGCGKTTFLRCLNRMHELTKNASLTGKVLLDGEDLYSNKIDPIINRRKIGMVFQKPNPFPTMSIYDNVACGLKLNGVKDRKILDEVVEGCLKMASLWDEVKGDLKKPGMSLSGGQQQRLCIARALAIQPEVLLMDEPASALDPIATQKIEEMIQELKKEYTIIIVTHNMQQATRVSDYTGFMYLGDLVEFGETKQIFENPRNEITAKYVQGQFG; translated from the coding sequence ATGATGGAAACAATCACCAAAGTTCCAATAAGGGAAAACACCGGAGATGTAAAGTACAAACTGGTGGCAGAAAATATTGTTGCAAGCTATGATGGCATTACAGCCGTAAAGAATGTCTCTATGAAATTCCGGGACAAGGCTGTTACTGCGCTTATTGGGCCTTCAGGATGTGGAAAAACAACATTTCTTAGATGTCTTAACAGAATGCATGAGCTTACCAAAAATGCATCCTTGACAGGCAAAGTTTTGCTTGATGGAGAAGATCTCTACTCTAACAAAATTGATCCTATAATTAATAGGAGAAAAATAGGAATGGTATTTCAAAAACCAAATCCGTTTCCTACCATGTCAATATATGATAATGTTGCATGTGGCCTCAAACTCAATGGTGTTAAAGATAGAAAAATTCTCGATGAAGTAGTAGAAGGATGTCTCAAGATGGCATCTCTATGGGATGAAGTCAAAGGAGACTTGAAAAAACCAGGAATGAGCCTATCTGGAGGACAACAGCAGAGACTTTGCATTGCTAGGGCACTTGCCATTCAACCTGAGGTATTACTCATGGATGAACCCGCGTCTGCACTTGATCCTATTGCAACTCAAAAAATTGAAGAAATGATACAAGAATTAAAAAAAGAGTATACGATTATCATCGTTACTCATAATATGCAACAAGCTACACGAGTTTCTGATTATACTGGTTTTATGTATCTGGGTGATTTGGTTGAATTTGGAGAGACAAAACAGATCTTTGAAAATCCTAGAAATGAAATAACTGCTAAATATGTTCAGGGTCAGTTTGGATAA
- the pstA gene encoding phosphate ABC transporter permease PstA translates to MITPEQRAEFRTHFRYNVKRRIILDKIIKGAVFACVVVAIVPLVAILVNVFTNGSSALSWEFLTQIPGAVGSDDPGGIGPAIQGTIVLIGLSSLIGVPVGIMGGIFLSEYGNNKYGRMIRFFNDVLAEFPTIVIGVFTFVLIVLTVGNFSVWAGSFALSIVMLPIIMRTTEESLKLVPVTYREAGYALGIRRYRVVFTIVLSSAKNGLVTGILLSVARIAGETAPLVFTILGSSQFLEGLDGPVDALPLRIWRLSSLPYDSAVTQGWGAAFVLIILVLSINIGVRYMVLRKKEKTRIKFRKLGAIS, encoded by the coding sequence ATGATAACTCCTGAACAGCGTGCAGAATTTAGAACTCATTTTCGTTACAATGTTAAAAGACGAATAATTCTTGATAAAATCATCAAAGGTGCAGTCTTTGCATGCGTTGTAGTTGCAATTGTCCCACTTGTTGCTATACTAGTCAATGTCTTTACAAATGGTTCATCTGCATTATCTTGGGAGTTTCTTACTCAGATACCAGGAGCTGTAGGTAGTGATGATCCTGGTGGAATAGGGCCTGCAATACAGGGTACTATTGTGTTAATTGGATTGTCTAGTCTTATTGGAGTACCTGTTGGTATAATGGGCGGAATATTTCTCTCTGAATATGGTAATAACAAGTATGGACGAATGATTAGGTTTTTCAACGATGTTCTTGCAGAATTTCCAACTATTGTTATTGGTGTCTTTACCTTTGTTCTGATTGTACTGACAGTAGGAAACTTTTCAGTCTGGGCTGGATCTTTTGCCTTGTCTATTGTGATGCTACCAATAATAATGAGAACAACTGAAGAATCATTAAAACTAGTTCCTGTTACTTATCGTGAAGCTGGATATGCATTAGGGATTCGAAGATATCGGGTGGTCTTTACCATAGTACTAAGCAGTGCAAAAAATGGGCTTGTAACAGGAATCTTGCTCTCTGTTGCAAGAATAGCTGGTGAAACAGCACCTCTTGTATTTACAATTCTTGGAAGCAGCCAATTTCTAGAGGGTTTGGATGGACCTGTTGATGCACTTCCTCTTAGAATTTGGAGATTATCTTCGCTTCCATATGATAGCGCAGTTACACAAGGATGGGGAGCTGCATTTGTTTTGATAATACTTGTCCTTTCCATAAATATTGGTGTACGTTATATGGTGTTAAGAAAAAAAGAAAAGACTAGAATAAAGTTCAGAAAGTTGGGAGCTATATCATGA
- the pstC gene encoding phosphate ABC transporter permease subunit PstC, with translation MLAVTMKKGSVHTDKIFKYVAIAAATYVLAIIVMIVINLTTGSVQVWQQEGISFLTGSDWNSVEGRESYGAAPYIMGTLVNAGIAMLIAIPLSFGIAMFLSELSPRLLRTPLAMIIELLAAVPSVVYGLWGLLVFRTYVRDWIEVPLHNIFGDNSIIFAGTPFGLDILTASIVLAIMIIPTIASVSKEIMMAVPNSQREAAYMLGATKWEAFRIAVLPYSKSGLIGATILGLGRAVGETMAVTMLIGNATGAAAFPSSLFQPGQTLASIMANEFAEASQGGLHLAALIGIGLILFIMAFVINMVAHLLVAKVVKSHEGAVLA, from the coding sequence ATGCTTGCAGTTACTATGAAGAAAGGATCTGTTCATACTGATAAGATTTTCAAATATGTGGCAATTGCAGCAGCAACCTACGTCCTTGCAATAATTGTCATGATTGTAATTAATTTGACTACTGGTTCTGTACAGGTGTGGCAACAGGAAGGAATATCCTTTCTCACTGGCTCTGACTGGAATTCTGTTGAAGGTAGGGAGTCATACGGAGCTGCACCGTATATCATGGGAACTCTGGTTAATGCAGGAATTGCAATGTTGATAGCAATACCATTGAGTTTTGGAATTGCAATGTTTCTTTCTGAGCTTTCTCCTAGATTGCTGCGCACTCCGCTTGCAATGATTATAGAACTTTTGGCTGCTGTCCCCAGTGTTGTATATGGTTTATGGGGGCTGCTTGTGTTTAGAACATATGTACGAGATTGGATCGAAGTTCCACTGCACAATATTTTTGGAGATAACAGCATAATATTTGCTGGAACTCCATTTGGACTGGATATTCTTACGGCAAGCATTGTTTTGGCTATAATGATTATTCCTACAATTGCATCTGTTTCAAAAGAGATCATGATGGCTGTTCCAAACAGTCAACGTGAAGCAGCCTATATGCTTGGTGCTACAAAATGGGAGGCTTTTAGAATTGCAGTCTTGCCTTATTCTAAATCTGGATTAATTGGTGCAACAATTCTGGGTCTTGGAAGAGCTGTAGGGGAAACAATGGCAGTAACAATGTTGATTGGTAATGCAACAGGAGCTGCCGCATTCCCGTCTTCTTTGTTTCAACCTGGTCAAACGCTAGCAAGTATAATGGCAAATGAATTTGCAGAAGCATCTCAAGGTGGACTTCATCTGGCAGCTCTGATTGGAATAGGTCTGATTCTTTTCATTATGGCATTTGTCATAAACATGGTAGCACATCTTCTTGTTGCCAAAGTAGTCAAATCTCATGAGGGGGCAGTATTGGCATGA
- a CDS encoding PhoU domain-containing protein codes for MSEILNDKEVRKLQLVGGSTYVLSLPKKWVDELKLKTGDPVSIVKNVNKSLSILPTQSSSTPKITKSRTSISQKDSIESIQRKIIAMYLSGYQIIEVYAKGGRIQIEHKQAIRDLVRKNMIGTEIVESTAESITIQILTSLPELSISDALKRMFLLTSTMHRQAIDALKEMNVEMGEEITHLDDEVDRFSLYILRNLTLAVEHEKILRDIGLKKPSDCISYRIVVKSIERIADHAVSIASRIRFLKSTLEPALIQKITRLSEESLKVFEDSILALNKRDYVIADNVASNARKIAEKEKEFTDSLEESKKYSSIIKFVLEDIRRTAEYSSDIAEAVINETVQDVISENNTA; via the coding sequence GTGTCAGAAATACTAAACGATAAAGAAGTAAGAAAATTACAACTCGTAGGTGGATCTACGTATGTTTTATCGCTTCCCAAAAAATGGGTCGACGAATTAAAACTCAAAACAGGAGACCCTGTATCAATAGTCAAGAATGTCAACAAATCACTTTCAATATTACCTACACAGAGTTCATCAACACCAAAGATTACAAAATCAAGAACATCCATAAGCCAAAAGGATTCAATAGAATCAATCCAACGAAAAATAATTGCCATGTATTTGTCAGGTTATCAGATCATCGAGGTTTACGCAAAAGGAGGTAGAATACAAATTGAACACAAGCAGGCAATAAGAGATCTGGTAAGAAAAAACATGATAGGAACTGAGATAGTAGAATCTACTGCAGAATCTATTACAATCCAAATTCTAACTAGTTTACCAGAACTCTCAATAAGTGATGCACTAAAGAGAATGTTTCTTCTCACCTCAACAATGCACAGACAAGCAATTGATGCACTAAAAGAGATGAATGTAGAGATGGGAGAAGAAATAACTCACTTGGATGATGAAGTAGACAGGTTTAGTCTATACATACTACGAAATCTGACCCTTGCAGTAGAACATGAAAAGATTCTCAGAGACATTGGGCTTAAGAAACCATCGGATTGCATAAGCTATAGAATAGTTGTCAAATCAATTGAAAGAATTGCAGATCATGCGGTATCAATTGCCAGTAGAATACGATTTTTAAAATCAACTTTAGAGCCTGCGTTGATACAAAAAATAACTCGCCTCAGCGAGGAATCACTCAAGGTCTTTGAAGATTCCATCCTGGCATTAAACAAGAGAGATTATGTTATTGCAGATAATGTTGCATCAAACGCACGTAAAATAGCAGAAAAGGAGAAAGAGTTTACTGATTCATTGGAAGAATCAAAAAAATATTCGAGCATAATCAAATTTGTTTTAGAAGATATTCGCAGGACAGCAGAATATTCAAGTGACATTGCAGAAGCAGTAATCAATGAGACGGTACAGGATGTAATCTCAGAAAACAACACAGCCTGA
- a CDS encoding DUF47 domain-containing protein, translating to MAQWMSWIKSNDKEIIAILNDLASKAEESAKLLVELFTNFEKINEVHSRIEKIEKDADKLTHSIFEELNKTFITPLDREDISRIASKTDDIIDYIEGISGRIINFKIKSSPPYMLEIAKEIHNSTKEINLMITRLNKVKADKSIIEHCRTVNEIEHRADVIYRKAVGELFETNDIINLIKMKDIYEALEHASDRCLDVADSIEDIVLKYT from the coding sequence ATGGCACAATGGATGTCATGGATAAAATCAAATGATAAAGAGATTATTGCAATATTAAACGATCTTGCATCAAAAGCAGAAGAATCTGCTAAATTGTTAGTAGAGTTATTTACAAACTTTGAAAAAATAAATGAGGTTCATTCCAGGATAGAGAAAATAGAAAAGGATGCAGATAAGCTAACACATTCCATTTTTGAGGAATTGAACAAGACTTTCATAACACCATTAGACAGAGAAGACATTTCCAGAATTGCATCAAAGACAGATGACATAATTGATTACATTGAAGGTATTTCTGGTAGAATAATTAATTTCAAAATAAAATCATCTCCACCATATATGCTTGAGATAGCAAAAGAAATCCATAATTCTACAAAGGAGATAAACCTCATGATTACAAGATTAAACAAGGTAAAAGCTGACAAGTCAATAATTGAACATTGTCGCACTGTAAATGAAATAGAACATCGAGCAGATGTCATTTACCGCAAGGCAGTAGGAGAATTGTTTGAAACCAACGATATAATCAATTTAATTAAAATGAAAGACATCTACGAAGCGCTAGAACATGCGTCAGACAGATGTCTTGATGTGGCGGATTCTATAGAGGACATCGTTCTCAAATACACATAG
- a CDS encoding inorganic phosphate transporter: MIELAIGAILVALVFDFLNGFHDAANSIATVIGTRILRPLPAVALAAAANFIGPFIFGVAVATTIGKGIINPDFVTLQIIIGALVGAIVWDIFTWILGLPTSSSHALVGGIIGAGIAGVGTNVIIWDGIGKVVTGILVSPIAGFSAAFGAGLVVMAVFAKAKPHVVNSAFGRLQLISSTYFSLTHGANDGQKTMGIIALILLTQGVITKFSIPYYVIIMAAMAMSLGTFFGGWRIVKTMGVKITQLRPYQGFVAETSAASIIATLAWLGIPASTTHAISGSIMGVGAVRRMSAVRWGIGKRIVWAWIITIPASAAVSFVIMTLIKILTQ; encoded by the coding sequence ATGATTGAACTAGCGATTGGAGCAATATTAGTGGCACTAGTTTTTGATTTTCTCAACGGATTCCACGATGCAGCAAATTCTATTGCTACTGTAATAGGAACAAGAATTCTCAGACCATTACCTGCAGTAGCATTAGCTGCTGCAGCCAATTTTATAGGTCCATTTATTTTCGGAGTAGCAGTTGCAACAACAATAGGAAAGGGGATCATAAATCCAGATTTTGTTACACTTCAAATAATAATTGGTGCTTTAGTTGGTGCAATTGTTTGGGATATATTCACATGGATACTTGGTCTTCCCACATCAAGCAGTCATGCGCTGGTAGGAGGAATAATTGGAGCGGGCATAGCAGGAGTAGGAACAAATGTGATAATTTGGGACGGAATAGGAAAAGTAGTAACAGGAATATTGGTCTCGCCAATAGCAGGCTTTAGCGCTGCATTTGGAGCAGGTCTTGTAGTAATGGCAGTTTTTGCAAAAGCAAAACCACATGTAGTAAACTCTGCATTTGGTAGACTACAATTAATTTCATCCACATATTTCTCCCTAACCCATGGAGCAAATGACGGACAAAAGACAATGGGCATCATTGCTCTCATATTATTAACCCAAGGAGTAATTACAAAATTCAGCATTCCATATTATGTTATCATAATGGCAGCAATGGCCATGAGTCTTGGTACTTTTTTTGGAGGATGGCGAATAGTGAAAACAATGGGAGTAAAAATTACCCAATTAAGACCATACCAGGGATTTGTAGCAGAAACAAGTGCTGCAAGCATAATTGCTACGCTTGCATGGCTTGGAATTCCTGCAAGTACCACGCATGCAATTTCTGGAAGCATAATGGGAGTTGGAGCAGTAAGAAGAATGTCTGCAGTAAGATGGGGAATCGGTAAGAGAATTGTATGGGCATGGATAATCACAATACCTGCAAGTGCTGCAGTGTCATTTGTCATAATGACACTGATAAAAATATTAACACAGTAG